The Deinococcus ruber genome segment CCCTCGAGCAGGTCATTCAAGGCGTCGCGCTCCCGGAACTGCCCGAACACCTCAGCGGTCTGGTGCAGCGCCTGTTAAGCGAAGTCGCTCAGGGTCATGCTGTGCAGATTGTTCCGGTTCACGCTGACCTCGGCACACAGCAAGCGGCCACACTGCTAAGTACATCCTTGTCAAGATTTAGATTAACGAAACAGGATGAGAGCGAGAAAAATGCGCCCTGGAGAGCACATAGAGAAGCAACACTATCTACGAAGTCTTGAAATATTAGCAAGGCGTCTCGCATCCGCACCTCGTCAACCTGCTCAACGAGGGCTAGCTTCCGTCCAAGAAGGTGGGGACGCACCGCCGGGTCAATCTCCAGGAACTGCTGACGTACCGGGAACGACAGGAGGATGAACACCGGCCGCGTCTGCAAGAACTGGTGGATCTCGATCAAGAACTGGGCCTCCTCTCACTCGGCTTTTACGCTTTCCGGCGTGAAGGCGACCCTCGACACCAACGTGCTGTATCCGGCGACGTCGCGAAGCCTGCGGGTAGCAGAAGGCCCCAGCACTCGAGGTACTGGGGCCTCCGCCGAAGGCGCCTTACTGAGCGTCAGGGAGGCGGATCTGATCTCGGCGGGTCACCGTCAAGTACACGATGACCGCAAGAATCAAGACCAGAAAGATGGCACTGGTCGTGAGGGTTCCCAACTGCAGCCCACCCTCATCTCTGTCCTGCGATAGATAATCCCCGATGGAGGCTCCCAGCGGTCTGGTCAGGATGTACGCAATCCAGAAAGCAAGCACGGCGTTCAAGCGGAACGCGAAGTGTGCCAGGGTCACGGCTCCGATCAATCCCGCAAACAGCAAGGCCGATTTCCAGTAGCCGAGCGCCAACTTCTCTGCCACCAGGTCACCGGCGGCCGTCCCGAGGGCGAAGGTGAACAGCACCGCCAGCCAGTAGAACAGCTCTCGCCGCGCCGTGAAAATACTGTGGATCGACAGCGTCCGTTCACGGCGATACCAGGCCACAAAGACAACTGCCAGGGCGATGGAGAACAGGACCGTGCTCGTCCACAGGCTCACGCCAAAGTTGTCGGTCAGGTTGTCGGTGATGAGGGTGCCGACCACGCTGATCAGCACCACCGCCAGCCAGTACACAGCAGGGACGTACCGGGGTAGACGGAATTGGAAGAATAACGTCACCACTAGGAGACCACCCATGACCAATGTCGTGCCTGTCAATCCCAAGTGAAGGTTCGTATTCAGAAAGTCGGCGGCCGTTTCCCCGATGGTGGTACAGAGGATTTTGATGATCCAGAAGAACAGCGTCACTTCCGGAACTTTGCTGAACAGTGAGTTCAGCGATTCGGTTCGGTTGTCGGGCAGTGCTGTCATGCGGTCGCCAGCGCACGGGAACGGAGTGGACGTCGCCGCATCCTTAGAACGGTGACAGCAGCAAGGGGCAGAAGAAACAACAGCAAGATTGGCATGGTCAGCCTCCAGTCGGCAGGTACTGAGGAGACCTTAGAAGTGCTGAGTAAAACGCCCGTATAACTGAGAAGGACCGTTGACCCGTCTGTACGTGGGTCGATCGATAACGCTTACTGACAAGGTCAGCGACACGACACTGTGATCTGTAGACTCGGTCCGATGGACAACAGACCACCAACCCAGGAACAAAAGACGAGAACGACCAATGGCGTTGCCGCTCAAGACCAGTGGGTTCCCTGCAGGTATACCAGGGGGTTACTGCGTGTCGGGACACTCCTGACATGCCCCTCTCTCTCCAAGTATCACTGACGTACCTTCGGCCTGCCGCGCTGCTCCGACTGCTGCTGGGCATCTTGCTGCCGCTGATTCTGGTTGGCTTCGTTGGTGAGGATGTCCTGGAGAAGCAACGGTTCGCGTTCGAGACGCCGCTGATGCTCTGGCTGCATGCTCACAGCACACCCCTGCTGGATCAGATCGCGGTCGTGCTCGCAACGATTGGCGGCGCGAGTGTCATTGCGCCGCTCAGGGCGGTGCTTGCCTATCTGCTGTACCGGCGTTCCTTTATCGCCTCGCGCTTCTTCGTGGTCGCGGTGCTGGGAGCGGCACTGCTGAACGGCGTCATGAAGTTCGCCTTTCATCGTGCCCGGCCGGAACTCTGGCCCCGCTTGCTCCCGGAAACCGGCGCGTCCTTTCCCAGTGGCCACAGCATGTACAGCGCTGCGTTCGTGACCGCCCTGATTCTGCTTGCGTAGCCCACCC includes the following:
- a CDS encoding COG4705 family protein, with amino-acid sequence MTLFFWIIKILCTTIGETAADFLNTNLHLGLTGTTLVMGGLLVVTLFFQFRLPRYVPAVYWLAVVLISVVGTLITDNLTDNFGVSLWTSTVLFSIALAVVFVAWYRRERTLSIHSIFTARRELFYWLAVLFTFALGTAAGDLVAEKLALGYWKSALLFAGLIGAVTLAHFAFRLNAVLAFWIAYILTRPLGASIGDYLSQDRDEGGLQLGTLTTSAIFLVLILAVIVYLTVTRRDQIRLPDAQ
- a CDS encoding phosphatase PAP2 family protein, with the protein product MPLSLQVSLTYLRPAALLRLLLGILLPLILVGFVGEDVLEKQRFAFETPLMLWLHAHSTPLLDQIAVVLATIGGASVIAPLRAVLAYLLYRRSFIASRFFVVAVLGAALLNGVMKFAFHRARPELWPRLLPETGASFPSGHSMYSAAFVTALILLA